In a single window of the Acidobacteriaceae bacterium genome:
- a CDS encoding ScyD/ScyE family protein → MLSPMKYVLLPVFGMAVSLAPQALPAQLSANAVVVARGLNGPRGLHFGPDGDLYVAEAGTGGTNSTTDCPQVVPPVGPYKGGMTARISKFDKNWNQTIVASGLPSAADAMGDLMGVADLQFMNGTLYALIAGGGCSHGNDTYPSGVVSVNTSNGTWRYVGDVSAFMHANPVQYPNAGDFEPDGSLYSMTSVNNALHLIEPNSGQLLRLDTFSGNITREIDFSASQGHIVPTSVVYKNGSYLVGNLNLFPIEPHTSQVLTVSNFPSGTGTGVPGLNVPGPYYVNAAKAGFATITGLALGPNGMLYVLQMAPDTPSQYPQPGYGKVTKINPDGSLTDVVTGLSVPTGMTFGPNGKLYISNWGAAGAGAGQIVVATVP, encoded by the coding sequence ATGCTCAGCCCGATGAAATACGTCCTGCTGCCTGTTTTCGGAATGGCAGTAAGCCTAGCGCCGCAGGCGCTTCCAGCACAACTATCCGCTAATGCAGTCGTAGTTGCAAGGGGGCTAAACGGGCCGCGGGGGCTGCACTTTGGACCGGATGGCGACCTATATGTGGCCGAGGCGGGAACCGGAGGGACGAACTCGACGACCGACTGCCCCCAGGTGGTGCCGCCCGTAGGACCGTACAAGGGCGGCATGACGGCAAGGATTTCGAAGTTCGACAAGAACTGGAACCAGACGATTGTGGCGAGCGGGCTGCCTTCGGCCGCGGATGCGATGGGCGATCTGATGGGTGTCGCCGATCTCCAATTCATGAATGGGACGCTGTATGCATTGATCGCGGGTGGGGGCTGCTCGCATGGCAATGACACGTACCCGAGCGGCGTGGTGTCGGTGAATACCTCCAACGGCACCTGGCGCTACGTGGGTGACGTGAGCGCGTTCATGCACGCGAATCCGGTCCAGTATCCGAATGCCGGTGACTTCGAGCCGGACGGATCACTGTATTCCATGACCAGCGTGAATAACGCGCTGCACTTGATCGAACCTAATTCGGGTCAGTTGCTGCGGCTCGATACGTTCAGCGGGAACATCACGCGAGAGATCGATTTCTCGGCTTCGCAGGGTCACATCGTGCCGACCTCGGTGGTGTACAAAAACGGAAGCTACCTGGTCGGCAACCTTAATCTGTTTCCGATTGAACCGCACACGTCGCAGGTGCTGACGGTCTCCAACTTCCCATCGGGTACCGGGACTGGAGTACCTGGCTTGAACGTTCCGGGGCCGTACTACGTCAATGCGGCAAAGGCGGGGTTCGCGACGATCACCGGGCTGGCCCTCGGGCCGAACGGAATGCTCTATGTTTTGCAGATGGCACCGGACACACCATCGCAGTATCCGCAGCCAGGTTACGGAAAGGTGACCAAGATCAATCCTGACGGATCACTGACGGATGTGGTGACGGGGTTGTCGGTGCCGACGGGGATGACGTTCGGGCCGAACGGCAAGCTGTACATCTCGAACTGGGGCGCGGCGGGCGCGGGTGCGGGGCAGATTGTCGTTGCGACGGTTCCGTAG